Below is a genomic region from Kryptolebias marmoratus isolate JLee-2015 linkage group LG12, ASM164957v2, whole genome shotgun sequence.
tgtgtgtgtgtgtgtagtcacCTGCAGGCGGGGCAGCCTCCCACCACCACTACAGAGGGCTGGATGATGGTGTACGACCCTGCGATGGGCGGCTGGGAAATAGCGGGGCCCATCTGAGCGGATGGGAAACCTGCAGgttgagggagaaaaaaaaaaagggcagcaTAAGTTTTTATATAACGCCAGGAGGTGTATACAAAATATTCCTTTAATGCGGTGTAAATAGCCGGGTCTCCGATTAGGGCAGGCGTATTACATAATTACAAGCATCAATCTCAATGATAAACACAGATCAGGTGCTTGAAATGTAGCATCTAACAATCATGGTACTATAAACAGAGCAGGGCTGGCCAGAGTCAAAGAATAGGAGCTGTGAGTGTTAGTGGGACAGCTGGGGACTCAGTTCagagactttatttttatttttagacttgtatacatctgcagctctgagtGTGCAATGCAGGGAACTTTGAtcagatttactgtaaaaaaaaaaaaaaaaaaaaaacccacacagacACTTCTGAGGCCTGAGGGTGGTTAGATCCACCAAAAAGGGAAGAGGCTGTCTGCCTCAGAGAACAGGAAATTTCACCGAGTTACAAGAAATGAATGcggacattaaaaaaaagccaccgCGCACTTCCTGTTCGTACAGTCAGTCAGGTGACTTGTGATCGCGAAGAGGACACAAAAATCAGAATTACATGACGATTTTTTACGTTTCCTGCCAGGCAACAAACATGCCTTGTTTGAAAAATATACAGCTTGTTTTCATCCGACACACTGCGCATGCGGAGCTTTGAAGCGCTTAATAATGAAAATAGTTCACTTTTATATGTAATAGTAGTATAAAGTTTATCTGAAGGTAAACAGCTTGAGCTAAATTAAAGCcctttattgattttattttaaaagaaaggaaaagaatgCGGGGAAGGAGCGCGTGCTCTCGTCCCGCCAGGTGAGTTAACTTTCCGTGAGACGTTCGGGGTCCTGTCGGAAACGGGGCTACTTGCCTTGGCCTGCGGGGTAGTGGTAGGGCGGCGGGGCCGACGGGGGGATGGCGCCGTAGCCATGCTGTTGCGGGCCGTACTCCTGCGCCCCCGGGACTGCGTTGTAGGCGGGAGGTCCGTCCTGAAGAAGGGGTTTGTTGTCCACCATGTCACCCGGAGGAGTAACGCGTCCTCAGCTCGTCTCTTCTGCCGCTCGTAAATCTtttgaaactgaattttaaaaaataaaacaatagtaATGTTTATTAATAGCAGTAAAGCGGACTGCTTAACTTTTGTTGCTCGGAAAGCAGCGCGACGCTGGCCGAGGCGCTGTGGCGGATAAAAGCGACGGAAAAACGCTGCGCAAAAAAGGAAACTTCGTCCCTCTCCATGCGCCAAGTTTCCCCCCCCCCCNNNNNNNNNNNNNNNNNNNNNNNNNcccccccccccccaggcgACACAAAAGGCTCACCAAATATCCGCCGTCGGCGCGGGAATGATTAAAGTTGGTCCGCTAGCGGCTAGCTTAGCCCCATTTCCCTCGGCGAAGTTGGTCCTTCGGTACGAAAACAACACCGCCGCTGCACCTTATAAGTCATCTGGAAGTCAGGGaagcttttttcctttctgtccGGATCGTCACAAGAGAAGAATCATGTGAcgaagctgctgctgtggcGCCTCTGCGCAGCGGAGAGGCTTCTTAAAGGGACAGTGCGTCAAAACAACAGGCAGCGCACTGCAGcccccatcatcatcatcatcatcatcatcttcttcttcttcttctttcttctttatcATCACCTCCCGGGGCCAAAACATCTCAGCGCCAGGCCCAGACATAAAGCAGCCATGGTGTCAGAGATACCGAGCTTGTTTACACTCTGAGCACTTTGAATGCGGGCTAATACTAGCTGTAGATCCATAATCGGACAAGCCCAATTCAGGCTTTAATTATATTTgccacttttcttttattaaagatgagaagtgtgttttatttttcataatgCATGTGTTTAAGTGGCCTaatgtttgcacattttaactAAAGATATAAGTCTTTAAGTGTTCTTTTGTGtgtcagaagctaaaaggtttgGCAACCATTAAATTAGAAGGTaggacaataataataataataatgataaaaacacCCATAAAAGACAACAATGTCTGGTTTTTAAAGGGTTACTTTTCAAacctttaaatagtttttaatgcATGAGTTTCAAGCATATCTATGAAGATGAGCATAGGTCATGAGGTCATTAAAAAACTGTAGGAAGCAGATCCTGATTACCAAAATCTAATAATTTTTTCTCTATGACATCCTGAAGATTTCCtgaaatttttaattaaaatccgtTCATTACCTGTTAAGTAATATTGTGCTCAAACAAACCGACATatacctccttggcagaggacAATAAAACTCCTCTTGTTTGTCGTTTTTTCAGCCAGAGCAGTG
It encodes:
- the bri3 gene encoding brain protein I3 gives rise to the protein MVDNKPLLQDGPPAYNAVPGAQEYGPQQHGYGAIPPSAPPPYHYPAGQGFPSAQMGPAISQPPIAGSYTIIQPSVVVVGGCPACRVGVLEDDFTCLGILCAIFFFPLGVLFCFAMRQRRCPNCGATFG